The Lentimicrobiaceae bacterium genome window below encodes:
- the hemW gene encoding radical SAM family heme chaperone HemW, with product MCGIYVHIPFCRSKCSYCNFFSLATKSKMQECVDAIVKEIHLQKNFFDKNPIKTIYFGGGTPSMLNKSQIESIFNAVSKNFDISNVEEITLESNPEDICKENLLMWKSVGINRLSIGIQSTNDATLNYLGRNHSGEKAINSILSALEHGFHNMSIDLIYGIPTLDNNMLISDLAFMCDNKIPHISAYSLSVEDKTQLKWQIENNKKASPNEDTSTEQYFLIEDFLTGKGYNHYEISNYAVDNFESKHNSAYWQYTPYLGIGPSAHSFNNNRRCWNTSNISEYIRSINENKIPAQCENLSLNDNFNEYIMTSLRTSIGIDLQLISNKFGSKYYNYLITQIEKQHKTECFSEIDNHLTLTKTQRIFADQIASDLFIVSC from the coding sequence CAAGTGCAGTTATTGCAATTTCTTTTCCTTAGCCACCAAAAGCAAAATGCAAGAATGCGTTGATGCGATTGTAAAAGAAATCCATCTGCAAAAAAATTTCTTCGATAAAAACCCGATAAAAACTATATATTTTGGCGGTGGAACTCCATCAATGCTTAATAAATCACAAATTGAAAGCATTTTCAACGCCGTTAGTAAAAATTTCGATATTAGTAATGTTGAAGAAATTACTTTGGAATCCAATCCGGAAGATATTTGCAAAGAGAACTTACTGATGTGGAAAAGCGTTGGAATAAACCGCCTGAGCATTGGAATACAATCGACAAACGATGCGACTTTAAATTATTTGGGCAGAAACCACAGCGGCGAAAAAGCTATCAATAGCATACTAAGTGCTTTGGAACACGGCTTCCACAACATGAGCATCGACCTTATCTACGGCATTCCAACACTTGATAACAACATGCTTATCAGCGATTTGGCTTTTATGTGCGATAATAAAATTCCTCATATTTCGGCTTATTCGCTTTCTGTTGAAGATAAAACCCAACTGAAATGGCAAATCGAAAATAACAAAAAAGCATCTCCCAACGAAGACACAAGTACAGAGCAATACTTTTTGATTGAAGATTTTTTGACAGGAAAAGGGTACAATCACTACGAAATATCTAACTATGCTGTGGATAATTTTGAGTCGAAACATAACTCCGCTTATTGGCAATATACGCCGTATTTGGGAATTGGACCTTCAGCTCATTCCTTCAACAACAATCGCAGATGTTGGAATACAAGTAATATTTCCGAATATATAAGGAGCATAAACGAAAATAAAATTCCGGCTCAATGCGAAAATTTGTCGTTAAACGATAATTTCAACGAATACATCATGACCTCACTTCGGACTTCAATAGGAATTGACTTACAACTGATTAGCAATAAATTCGGCTCGAAATATTACAACTACTTAATAACTCAAATTGAAAAACAACACAAAACCGAATGTTTTTCAGAGATAGATAATCACCTGACCTTAACAAAAACGCAACGCATTTTCGCCGACCAAATAGCATCGGACTTGTTTATTGTTAGCTGTTAG